The Centroberyx gerrardi isolate f3 chromosome 7, fCenGer3.hap1.cur.20231027, whole genome shotgun sequence genome contains a region encoding:
- the LOC139930963 gene encoding transcription factor Sox-9-like — protein sequence MNLLDPYLKMTEEQEKCHSDAPSPSMSEDSAGSPCPSGSGSDTENTRPSDNHLLMGPEYKKENEEEKFPVCIRDAVSQVLKGYDWTLVPMPVRVNGSSKNKPHVKRPMNAFMVWAQAARRKLADQYPHLHNAELSKTLGKLWRLLNEGEKRPFVEEAERLRVQHKKDHPDYKYQPRRRKSVKNGQSEPEDGEQTHISPNAIFKALQQADSPASSMGEVHSPGEHSGQSQGPPTPPTTPKTDLPTSKADLKREGRPIQEGTGRQLNIDFGAVDIGELSSEVISNMGSFDVDEFDQYLPPHSHAGVTGAGQAGYPGSYGISSSSVSQAASAGAHAWMSKQQQQQQQQQQQQHSLTTLSGGAEQGQGQQRTTQIKTEQLSPSHYSEQQGSPQHVTYGSFNLQHYSTSSYPPITRAQYDYSDHQGGANSYYSHATGQGSGLYSTFSYMSPSQRPMYTPIADTTGVPSVPQTHSPQHWEQQPVYTQLSRP from the exons ATGAATCTCCTCGACCCCTACCTGAAGATGACAGAAGAACAGGAGAAGTGTCACTCCGACGCTCCCAGCCCTAGCATGTCTGAGGACTCTGCAGGGTCGCCGTGCCCGTCCGGGTCCGGTTCGGACACCGAGAACACCCGGCCGTCGGACAACCACCTCCTCATGGGCCCAGAGTACAAGAAAGAGAACGAAGAAGAAAAGTTCCCCGTGTGTATCAGAGACGCGGTGTCCCAGGTGCTGAAGGGCTACGACTGGACCCTGGTGCCCATGCCGGTGCGCGTCAACGGCTCCAGTAAAAATAAACCTCACGTCAAAAGACCCATGAACGCTTTCATGGTCTGGGCTCAAGCTGCACGGAGGAAACTGGCCGATCAATACCCGCATCTGCACAACGCAGAGCTGAGCAAAACCCTGGGCAAACTTTGGAG ACTGCTCAACGAAGGAGAGAAGCGCCCGTTTGTGGAGGAGGCTGAGCGTTTGAGAGTGCAGCATAAGAAAGACCATCCCGACTACAAGTATCAGCCAAGGCGGAGAAAATCTGTCAAGAACGGGCAGAGCGAACCCGAGGACGGCGAGCAAACCCACATCTCTCCTAATGCCATCTTCAAGGCGCTGCAGCAGGCCGACTCCCCAGCGTCCAGCATGGGCGAAGTGCATTCCCCCGGAGAGCATTCAG GTCAGTCCCAAGGCCCACCAACACCCCCAACCACCCCCAAGACAGATCTGCCCACCAGCAAAGCTGACCTGAAGCGCGAGGGGCGCCCCATACAGGAGGGCACCGGCCGCCAGCTCAACATCGACTTCGGGGCTGTGGACATTGGTGAGCTGAGCAGTGAGGTCATCTCCAACATGGGGAGCTTCGATGTCGATGAGTTCGATCAGTACCTGCCGCCCCACAGCCACGCCGGGGTGACCGGCGCGGGCCAGGCCGGCTACCCTGGCAGCTACGGCATCAGCAGCTCCTCGGTCAGCCAGGCGGCCAGCGCCGGGGCCCACGCCTGGATgtccaagcagcagcagcagcaacaacagcagcagcagcagcagcactctcTGACCACGCTGAGTGGAGGAGCGGAGCAAGGCCAGGGGCAGCAGAGAACCACCCAGATCAAGACGGAGCAGCTGAGCCCCAGCCACTACAGCGAGCAGCAGGGCTCCCCGCAGCACGTCACCTACGGCTCCTTCAACCTGCAGCACTACAGCACCTCCTCCTACCCCCCCATCACGAGGGCACAGTATGACTATTCAGACCACCAGGGCGGTGCCAACTCCTACTATAGCCACGCGACCGGCCAGGGCTCCGGCCTGTACTCCACCTTCAGCTACATGAGCCCCAGCCAGAGGCCTATGTACACCCCCATCGCCGACACGACCGGAGTGCCCTCCGTGCCCCAGACCCACAGTCCACAGCACTGGGAGCAGCAGCCTGTCTACACACAGCTCTCCAGGCCCTGA